TAGGCGTCGTCGCGCCACGTGCGCGTGACGGGGTCCCAGCCGCTCGGGCGCTTCAGGTACGGCAGCTCGTCCGGGGTCAGCAGAGGCGACGTGCGGTTGGCCTCCTCGACGGCCTGGCCGAAGCCGGTGCGCCGGGCGAGGTGGAGCACGCGGTCGGCGCCGAGGGCGTCGGTGACCAGCTGGGCGGACTCGTCCGCGCTGCCGGTGTCGGCGGCCATGACGCTCTGCACGGGGCGCTCCTGGCCGAGCAGCCCGGCGAGCGCGTCGGGCAGCCAGCGGGCGCCGTCGTGGGAGACGAGCACCGCGGTCACCACGTGACGCGGGAACTCAGGAGTGGCAGCGTCGTGTTGGCCTGCCGTGTGGCTGTGCACGGACATCGAGGTACGGGCCCCGGTTCGATGGACTGCGGTGGACGCCCGAGTCCCGAGGGGACCGCGGTACGTCTCGGACGAGCGCCCACACTATCGGCTGGGCATGACGACGGCCCGCCGCCTGTGGATAACCCAGCTGCGACGGGCCGTTCGCTACGTCCCGAGGTATGTCCCGAGGTGCGCCGTCCGGCTTCAGACGGCGGCCTTCTTGAGCCGACGGCGTTCCCGCTCGGAGAGGCCGCCCCAGATGCCGAAGCGTTCGTCGTTGGCGAGGGCGTACTCGAGGCACTCGGAACGGACCTCGCACGCGAGGCAGACCTTCTTGGCCTCGCGGGTGGAGCCGCCCTTCTCGGGGAAGAAGGACTCGGGGTCGGTCTGGGCGCACAGCGCGCGCTCCTGCCAGCCGAGTTCCTCGTCCGCGTCGTCGACCAGCAGTTGCTGCACCAGCTCGGTCATGTGCGCCCCTCGTCTGTCTTTCGCGTCCCCGTGATGTGGCCGCCGTTACCGATGTCGGCTGAACGACACGAGTGAAATTACAAGTGTGCTGCTCCGGGCGAGTCAAGCCGAGATCTGCTATTGGGCCCCTTATTCACTCTGCGGAACCAAGGGCTAGCGGAAAGTGTTCAAATCGGCATAAACCTTGACAAGCAGAGGAGACCCCCCCGAGCGCCTCCTACCCCGAGACGGAGCCTGTACGGGGGAGGACGCCCAGGAGT
The nucleotide sequence above comes from Streptomyces sp. N50. Encoded proteins:
- a CDS encoding WhiB family transcriptional regulator; this translates as MTELVQQLLVDDADEELGWQERALCAQTDPESFFPEKGGSTREAKKVCLACEVRSECLEYALANDERFGIWGGLSERERRRLKKAAV